In a single window of the Anaerolineales bacterium genome:
- a CDS encoding SDR family oxidoreductase, with amino-acid sequence MRILLTGAAGFIGSHLCDRLLAEGHEVVGMDNFVTGAKENLAHLALHPRFRLVEHNVSEFIKLPFAVEAVLHFASPASPNPDSPFGYPQLPIQTLKAGALGTHNSLGVARACGARFLLASTSEIYGDPLEHPQKETYAGHVDPIGPRSVYDEAKRFAEAMTMAYHRYHNLDTKIARIFNTYGPRMRLDDGRVVPNFIGQGLRGIPLTVFGDGSQTRSFCYVDDLVEGICRLLWSGGHDPVNLGNPAEISIREFAERISGSFDPPAKLQFLPDRRGEGDPQRRQPDITRARTVLGWEPKVPLEEGLRRTVHHFRQKIQIRNA; translated from the coding sequence ATGCGCATCCTTTTAACCGGCGCGGCCGGCTTTATAGGCTCCCATCTCTGCGACCGCCTTCTGGCTGAAGGACACGAAGTCGTCGGGATGGATAATTTCGTCACCGGCGCGAAGGAGAACCTGGCCCACCTCGCCCTTCATCCGCGGTTCCGGCTGGTCGAGCACAACGTTTCCGAATTCATCAAGCTGCCCTTTGCGGTCGAGGCCGTTCTGCATTTTGCCTCGCCCGCCAGCCCGAATCCCGACAGCCCGTTCGGATATCCGCAGCTTCCGATACAGACCCTGAAAGCCGGCGCCCTCGGCACCCACAACTCCCTCGGCGTCGCAAGGGCTTGCGGCGCGCGCTTTCTGCTCGCCTCCACCTCGGAAATTTACGGCGACCCGCTGGAACACCCGCAGAAGGAGACCTATGCCGGGCACGTCGATCCGATCGGCCCGCGTTCGGTCTACGACGAAGCCAAACGGTTCGCCGAGGCAATGACGATGGCCTACCATCGCTATCACAACCTGGATACGAAAATCGCCCGCATCTTCAACACCTACGGGCCGCGCATGCGGCTCGACGACGGCCGGGTGGTTCCGAACTTCATCGGCCAGGGGCTGCGCGGCATTCCTTTGACCGTCTTCGGCGACGGATCCCAAACCCGCTCCTTCTGCTACGTGGACGACCTGGTGGAGGGGATCTGCCGATTGCTGTGGAGCGGCGGACACGATCCGGTCAACTTGGGGAATCCAGCGGAGATCAGCATCCGGGAGTTCGCCGAACGGATCTCCGGCTCGTTCGATCCGCCGGCCAAACTGCAGTTCCTGCCGGACCGGCGGGGTGAAGGGGATCCCCAGCGGCGCCAGCCCGACATCACCCGCGCCCGCACCGTCCTGGGCTGGGAGCCCAAGGTGCCGCTCGAGGAAGGCTTGCGCCGGACCGTTCATCATTTCCGGCAAAAAATTCAGATCCGCAACGCGTGA
- a CDS encoding GtrA family protein — protein MEASIKNGKRINVRTEGKRFVKFLVVGTIGAVVDFGTFNLLTTAAVNLHIRFFGGAALPIYAGPWLNFPPVPSSVLSFLAAVTSNFIFNRFWTYPDSRSKPVWRQAVQFTLINTVGLAIRTPLFSALIPVWRRVLENSSPALPIGGEQASRNLALACAVLVVLVWNFVANRFWTYNDVS, from the coding sequence ATGGAAGCTTCGATAAAAAACGGGAAACGGATTAATGTGCGGACGGAAGGCAAGCGCTTCGTCAAGTTCCTGGTGGTGGGAACGATCGGAGCGGTCGTGGATTTCGGAACGTTCAACCTGCTGACCACCGCCGCTGTAAACCTCCACATCCGCTTTTTTGGAGGCGCGGCCCTCCCGATCTACGCCGGCCCCTGGCTGAACTTCCCGCCCGTGCCTTCCTCCGTCTTATCCTTTCTGGCCGCCGTCACCAGCAATTTCATCTTCAACCGTTTCTGGACCTATCCGGATTCACGCTCCAAGCCCGTATGGCGGCAGGCAGTCCAATTCACGCTGATCAACACCGTCGGTTTGGCGATCCGCACCCCGCTGTTCAGCGCTCTCATTCCGGTATGGAGAAGGGTTCTGGAAAACAGCAGTCCGGCTCTGCCGATCGGAGGCGAGCAGGCCTCGCGCAATCTGGCCTTGGCCTGCGCCGTGCTGGTGGTGCTGGTGTGGAATTTTGTGGCAAACCGCTTCTGGACGTATAATGATGTCAGCTAG
- a CDS encoding ATP-binding protein, with the protein MAEAIRSLTHLLEVASSRRFLAVVEPGDRGLAESLPFPFVSIVGEWEMKLSLLLAVINPAVGGVLLLGPRGTGKTTAVRSLSPLLPDVPRSLCAYGCMPEDVESGGIESICPDCAKKYGQGEPLTFTDRARLIELPLHSELSDVIGGIDERAAAHQRMQIKPGILSHADRNLLYVDEVNLLKREVADAILDAAAQGVYTVRRGPVSATYRSRFILVGSMNPEEGALRPQIADRFGLRAVVRGLANSSDRWEAYQRAHAFELNPRGMIEYYREETEAIRGEILAARNRIPEVQLAPETVRVGLEAIEQLGVSSLRGTSVLFEAARAYAAADGRLRAEPSDLNAVAVLALRMRHSDFMDRYASDLEQEDATIVEAFSQSENEAGS; encoded by the coding sequence ATGGCGGAAGCCATTCGCAGCCTTACCCATCTGCTGGAAGTAGCCTCCTCGCGGAGGTTTTTGGCCGTCGTCGAGCCCGGCGACCGCGGGTTGGCCGAATCCCTGCCGTTCCCGTTTGTGTCGATCGTCGGCGAATGGGAAATGAAACTGTCACTCCTGCTTGCGGTGATCAATCCCGCCGTGGGAGGTGTTTTGCTCCTTGGTCCCCGCGGGACGGGTAAAACGACCGCCGTTCGCAGCCTGTCGCCCCTCCTACCGGACGTTCCGCGCAGTCTATGCGCATACGGCTGTATGCCCGAAGATGTTGAAAGCGGCGGAATCGAATCGATCTGCCCGGATTGCGCCAAAAAATACGGGCAAGGCGAACCCCTCACGTTCACCGACCGCGCCCGTCTGATTGAACTCCCCCTGCATTCCGAGTTGTCGGACGTAATCGGCGGAATCGACGAACGGGCGGCGGCCCATCAGCGGATGCAAATCAAACCCGGGATCCTTTCGCATGCCGACCGAAACCTGCTGTATGTTGACGAGGTGAATCTGCTCAAGCGCGAAGTTGCGGACGCGATCCTGGACGCCGCCGCGCAAGGCGTCTACACCGTTCGGCGCGGACCGGTTTCGGCGACCTACCGCTCGCGGTTTATCCTGGTCGGTTCCATGAATCCCGAGGAGGGAGCCCTCCGACCGCAGATCGCCGACCGCTTCGGCCTGCGGGCCGTGGTCCGCGGGTTGGCCAATTCCTCCGACCGCTGGGAAGCCTACCAGCGCGCGCACGCGTTCGAACTCAATCCGCGCGGGATGATTGAATATTACCGCGAGGAAACCGAGGCGATTCGCGGGGAAATCCTCGCCGCCCGCAACCGCATCCCGGAGGTGCAGCTGGCGCCGGAAACCGTCCGGGTCGGGCTTGAGGCGATCGAGCAACTCGGCGTCTCCTCGCTGCGGGGGACAAGCGTGCTGTTTGAAGCCGCGCGCGCCTATGCCGCCGCCGACGGCCGCCTCCGGGCCGAACCGTCCGATCTGAACGCCGTCGCCGTCCTCGCCCTGCGCATGCGCCACTCGGATTTCATGGATCGTTATGCCTCGGATCTGGAGCAGGAGGACGCGACGATCGTGGAAGCCTTTTCCCAGTCGGAAAACGAAGCGGGATCCTGA
- a CDS encoding DUF4405 domain-containing protein, translating into MEKMKMNYLLDGVIGLAFLIAGASGIAFLFLGSGGYQGGRNASFITSFLGLERGTWSAVHDLAGIVMIVGIALHVILHWRWIVCATKQWLARPFRRPSPESAVLK; encoded by the coding sequence ATGGAAAAAATGAAAATGAATTACCTGTTGGACGGCGTAATCGGTTTGGCATTTCTGATCGCCGGTGCATCCGGAATTGCCTTTCTGTTTCTAGGATCGGGGGGATATCAAGGCGGCCGGAACGCATCGTTCATCACGTCGTTTCTCGGTCTTGAGCGTGGAACGTGGAGCGCTGTCCACGACCTGGCCGGGATAGTGATGATCGTCGGAATCGCGCTTCATGTGATCCTGCATTGGCGTTGGATCGTCTGCGCCACAAAGCAATGGCTGGCCCGGCCTTTCCGCCGCCCGTCGCCGGAAAGCGCCGTTTTGAAATGA